In Rutidosis leptorrhynchoides isolate AG116_Rl617_1_P2 chromosome 2, CSIRO_AGI_Rlap_v1, whole genome shotgun sequence, one genomic interval encodes:
- the LOC139893254 gene encoding DEAD-box ATP-dependent RNA helicase 10-like, whose translation MEEGKEVKSFKEIGIVEQLIEACDSLGWKTPFKIQADAIPQALQGKDIIGIAQTGTGKTGAFALPILQSLLNAPQPFFALVLSPTRELAIQIAEQFQALGSGIGVKSAVLVGGVSQVQQSIELGKRPHIVVATPGRLVDHLSNTKGFSLRNIKYLVLDEADRLLNEDFEKSLDVILNAVPRDRRTYLFSATMTKKVKKLQRACLRNPVKIEATHDLIVRNLKQQLYVVSAKHKDYYLVHILTEKSGSTSMVFTRTCESTRHLSLMLRNLGFGAIPISGQMTQAKRLGSLNKFKAGECNILICTDVASRGLDFPFVDMVINYDIPMNPKDYVHRVGRTARAERSGVAISLMNQYELEWFNQIEIHIGGIKMPKIEPQEEEVMLLAERVREAKRLSVMKIKEMGGHKRRGGEADEEEADKFHGKNKKSSSYNKSKRR comes from the exons ATGGAAGAAGGAAAAGAAGTGAAATCATTCAAAGAAATAGGAATCGTTGAACAATTGATTGAAGCTTGTGATAGTTTGGGCTGGAAAACTCCTTTTAAAATTCAAGCAGATGCAATTCCTCAAGCACTTCAAG GGAAGGATATAATTGGAATAGCACAAACTGGTACCGGTAAAACTGGAGCTTTTGCTTTGCCAATACTTCAATCATTATTGAATGCTCCACAACCATTCTTTGCTTTAGTTCTATCTCCCACAAG GGAACTTGCAATTCAGATTGCTGAGCAGTTTCAGGCATTGGGATCAGGCATTGGTGTAAAGTCTGCAGTG CTTGTTGGAGGGGTTTCCCAAGTACAACAGAGCATAGAACTTGGAAAGCGACCACATATTGTT GTTGCAACGCCTGGGCGTCTTGTGGATCATTTATCAAATACTAAAGGCTTTTCTCTACGTAACATTAAGTACCTG GTATTGGATGAGGCAGATAGGTTGTTAAATGAAGATTTTGAGAAATCTCTTGATGTGATCCTTAATGCCGTTCCTCGTGATAGAAGAACTTACTTATTTTCTGCTACTATgactaaaaag GTGAAAAAGCTGCAGAGAGCCTGTCTAAGGAATCCTGTAAAG ATTGAAGCTACACATGATCTCATCGTTCGTAACTTGAAACAACAGTTATATGTTGTTTCTGCTAAGCACAAG GACTACTATCTTGTACATATCTTAACTGAAAAATCTGGAAGTACATCAATGGTTTTCACTCGTACTTGTGAATCAACCCGTCATTTATCTCTGATGCTTCGGAACCTTGGGTTTGGAGCAATCCCGATTTCTGGACAAATGACTCAG GCTAAAAGACTGGGATCACTGAACAAGTTTAAGGCCGGGGAGTGTAATATTCTTATATGTACCGATGTAGCTAGTAGAGGACTTGATTTTCCATTTGTTGATATGGTCATAAATTATGATATCCCCATGAACCCAAAG GATTATGTTCATCGAGTGGGAAGAACGGCACGTGCAGAGCGGTCTGGTGTTGCTATCTCATTAATGAATCAGTATGAGCTTGAGTGGTTTAATCAAATTGAAATACACATCG GAGGCATAAAGATGCCAAAGATTGAACCTCAAGAAGAGGAAGTTATGTTACTCGCGGAGCGCGTGAGAGAGGCCAAACGGTTATCTGTGATG AAAATCAAGGAAATGGGAGGGCATAAGAGGAGAGGCGGTGAAGCTGACGAGGAGGAAGCTGACAAGTTTCATGGGAAGAACAAGAAGTCATCATCATATAACAAGTCAAAACGACGATAG